The Achromobacter spanius genome includes the window GGGTTCGCTGCCGCCGGCCGTGTAGGTGGTGAGCAGCACGCCCGCGCCGCCGCGCAAGGCGCCGAACGCATCGGTGCGCAATTCCGCGCCCACGCCGCGCACGTTGCCGCGATAGTTGCCGGCCTGGTGGATCAGGTGGCCCAGGTTCAGTTCACTGGCGGATTGCGTGGATTTGATCTGCATGCGCAACTGGCCGTCGGTGTCGTCGAAGACGATCTGGTTGTAGCCGTCGCCGCCAAATTCCTTGCTCTTGAAGCCGCTTAGCGCCGCCGCGTTGCGATGCTGTTCGTCGCCAGCCGCCGCGCCATGCCAGGCTGGTGCGTTGCCACTGGCCAGGTTGGCCTGCGCGCTGGACTTGCCGTCCGTTGCGGCCGCGTACACCTCGGTGTTCATGGGTTCGCCGGACTTGCCGCCCGGCGTGGACGGAATGCCGCCTTCGCCGCGTCCGTTGTAGAGCGCGCCAACAACTAGCGGCTGATCGATGTCTTCATCCAAGAAGCGCACCAGCACTTCCTGGCCGATACGCGGCACGAAGCTCATGCCCATGCCCGCGCCCGCCTGGCGTTGCGCCACGCGCGCCCAGCGGCTTTTAGCGAGACCATCGCCATCGGCCTGCCAATGAAAGCGCACGCGCACGTCGCCGCGCGCGTTGCGGTGGATCTCGTCTTCGCCGCTGGCCTCGGTGGCGCCTTCGGCGTTGGTAACGATGGCGGTGTGTACGCCCACGGCGGACGGCGCGCCCGCGAGCCTTGCCCCGCGTGCTGCGGCGGGCAAGGCTCGCCATGGGCGGTCGCAGCGCACGGCGCGAAAGCGGTTGGCATAGCCGACCTCGTGCGCGCGCGCCAGCACGGCGGCATCAGGGCGGCCAGCGCCGATACGTGCGTCGTCTTGATGCAGGTCGGGGCCGATGGCGTCATCGATGGCGTCGTCGATGGTGCCGTCAATGGCGTAGTGGATCACGTGGCCACTGTCCGCGCCGTGTTCCGCCTCGGAAGCCTCGTCGTCTTCAAAGCACAGGAAGTCGTCCAGCGCGCCCAGCTTGTCGGCCAGGCTGGCGTCTGCCTGCCCGGGCAAGTTGTTGATGCCGACGTGTTCCAGGCGATCCAGCGCGAAGGCGGGCTCGAACCCCGCTTCGCCCGCTGGCCCCAGCGGCGACATGTCTTGCAGCGTGAAGCGCGTGCCCGATCGGAAGGTGCGCACGTTGCCGCGTCCGATGAAGGTCTCGGCGCTGGCCTGGGCGGCCTGCATCAACAGGCTCGCCTGAAACTGCGCGTGCGCCTGGTTCAGCAAGCCGCCGTGGCCCAGCGGTTCAAACCATTCCAGGCCGGCGCTGTCTTCGTCTGAGCCATTAGCGGGGCCGGCCAGCGCCTGGCCGGTCACGGCATGCTTGCCGCTGTCATGCCACGCCAGGACCGTTACCCGCTCGGCCGCACGGCGTTGCCTGCGCACCAGGGCCTGCACGCCGTCGCGCGTTTCCGTGGCGTGCGCGCGTTGAAAGCGCACGCCCGCGCCTGCGGACTCGGTGTCTTCGGGCAAGCCACGGCTATCGGCGAAGATCAGCACGGCATGGCGCGCGGGCGCGCCGCTGTCTTCCACGGTGGTCCAACCCAGTCCCGATTCCGCAAGCAGGCGGGACAGGAAGGCGTAGTCCGTTTCGCGGTACTGCGTGGTGTAGGGGCGCGCGGGCAGGTCCGCCAGGTGGCGCTCGACATCGTCGGCGACTTTATAGGTGTAGCCCTCGTAGCTGTCCAGCACGTGGCGCACGATGTCCAGCACCGGCTGGTTCTCGTAGATGCGGCTATCGCGCCGCTGGGTGGCCAGCCACAACCAGGGCGCCAGCGTGACGCGGTAGCGCGCCTTGCCCGCATTGCCGCCCAGCATTTCGGCGGCACGCACGATGCCGCTGCGTCCGGCTTCGCTGCCGTCGGCGCGCGTGGCCCACAGCGTGGCTGGGCGCGACACCATGTCATTCAGGTCCAGGCCCGCGTCTTGCGACAGCGCCACCACGCGCGTTTCGCCCAGGTCCGACAGGCCTTCGCGCGCGACCCAGCCTTCCACTTGCAGGGACGCCAACGCGCCCTCACCGTCCAGCCGGTAAAGGCGGGACTCGGCGCTGGCGCTGCCGTTGCTAGGGTTCACAGCCATGGAGCAAAAACCTTAAGGGAGGACGTCGGTGATAAGGGCCGCATTGGGACGGTGACGGTTAAACGATGGCGATTCAGGGGTCGACGTTGGCCTGCGGCGTGGGGCATTCGGCGGCGGTGCCCCACTGGCCCGCGCACACTCTCAGCCGGCATTGCTCGCCTTCAATAAAGCTGAGCTTGCGGCATTCCTTCAAGCGCTCGGACAAGGAGGATCCCGGCATCTCGCGCATGAAGATGCCATCGGTCTTGTACACGCGGGTGCCGGGTGGCGAAGCAGGCGGCAAGCCGTAGTTCATCAATGCCGACAACAAGGCCGCATCGGTATCGGCCGGCGTGGCGGACTTGCGCGCGGGGTTGGCCTTCGGGGCAGCTGCGGACTTGGCCGCGCGCGGGGCGTCGTTGCCATGCAGCGTGCCGGCTTGCCGCGCGCGCTGTTCGGCCGCCTGGCGTGTGGGACCAGGCGCGGCCGCCGTGGCGGGCGGCGTCATCGCCAGCACGGACAGCGGATTGGAGGGTTCGCGCAAGGGTTCGGGATCGCCACGGCCCAGGTCCGCGTCTTGCGCGGGTGGCGACTCATCGATGATGGCGGCGACCTCTGGCGGTTTATCAACAGGCGCGGGCGCCACGTTGGCGACGGGCGCAGTTGAAGGCCCCGTCGCCACGGAAGGGTCGTTGGCCTGCGCCTGCAACGGCGCTGCCGTGTCCTGATGTATGAACCAAGTGATGCCGCCCGCCAACAGCGCCAGCAACAATGCCAGCGCCACCCAGCGACCCGCGCGTGTTCCACGCTGCGTCGCAAGGTGTTTGACCTCGGCTTCGGGCGCGCGCCCTTCAAGCGCGGCCAGGATGCGCGTCGGCTCGGCATCGCCACGCGCACGCGCGGAGCCACTGAGCAAACTCGGCGCGGTCGTCGTAGGGCGAGCTTCTTTTTCGTCTTCTGCCATGCGGGTTCCCGTGTCAGCAGGAGGCGTGTGCAGCCCCCCTGTAACCAAGCCCGTCGAGAATACCCGAACACCTCTTTTCGATCACTCTTCCTTGTTACGATTTCTAAGGGACCGACGCGGTTTGCAACGCCGGATCGCTTGCCTCAAGGGCGAATAGAACAAAAGATTACGCCTTCACATGAGGGACCTATCTTGTTACTGCTACTGCCCCTGTATTTTTTACTGGCGGTGGGCGTCTCCGCTCTCCTGTTTTTTCCGGCTCTGCGCCAAGGCGCGGTCCGGAGTTTGCGCGCGTGCGCACAGGGCGTGGCACGGGGCGCTACGCGCGGCGCAAGCCATGCGGGCGGTGCCGTGGGCGGTACGGCGGGCGCCGTGCAAGGTGGGCTGAAAGTGTCTGCGGGATGGGTCGCGCGGCATCGTTGGCAAGTGGCAATCGGGCTGACAGTTGTATTGCTTCCATCACTTTTTGCTTTCCTCATGCGACACAATCACACATTCGTTTACAGCCCTCAAATGACGGGTCCGGACCGCAGAATCCAGGCTTTGTTGGAGGGTGAACGGCTGGCGACACCCGCCCCCTTGCCGCCCGAAGCGTTCACCACGCGCGAAGTGGAATTGGTGCGTCCGAAGCTGGGCGGCGCCAGCCGCAATTGGGATCTGCTGGATGCCGATTTCCGTCAGCGCCTGCTGCTGGCCTACCGCATCATGCGTGAGCAGCACGGCTACGAAATGGCGCTGATCGAGGGCTATCGCAGCCCCGAGCGGCAGGAAGAACTGGCGGGCATGGGCTCGCACGTGACGAACGCGGGTGCGTTCCAGAGCTATCACCAATATGGTCTTGCCGCCGACAGCGCGTTCTATCGCGACGGCAAGATCGTCATCTCGGAAAAAGACCCCTGGGCCATGCGCGGCTATGAGCTGTTTGGCCAGACCGCCGAACTGGTCGGGCTGACCTGGGGCGGGCGCTGGAAGATGATGGACTTTGGCCACGTAGAGCTGCGCCGGCCCGGCGTGATGCAACGGTCGGGAGGCTGACCGGACACCCATGGGACGCTTGCTGAAAAAAAGTCTGCTGGTTCTGGCGCTGTTCGCGGTGGTGTGGCTGGCCGTCATCATCTGGTGGCAAGAGTCGCGCACCTTGCCCACCGGCGTGGACATCGGGCTGTATCTGTTCGCGCTGCCGCTGGCCGTGCTGGGCGCGCTGTGGCTGGGTGCGCGGGCGGTGCGTGCCGCGCGTGCGCCCAAACCGCAGCCGTTGGCATCCGCGCCCGCCGCAGACGAAGCGCCGGCGGCCTTGGCCAAACTGCGCATCGTCGCCGTGGCGGCGCGCGCAGCCGCCGGCCCGGACGCGGCGGGAATCGCGGAGGCGCTGGCTGAACAGCAACGCCCCGAGCTGGACCCTGAACTCAAGACCTTGCAAGGCTTTCCCATATTTGCGGCGCGCGTGCCGCAGTTGGATGACGTTGAACTCTACGCGGCCGCGCGCGAACGGGGCGCGCCCGCCGAGGCGCTGGCCACGGCCGGCCTGCGCGCAACGGCCCTGCTGGCCGACATTGCCGCCACGCTTACCAACGACGCACATCGCCGCGTGACCGAACTGGATGTGCCGGCTCGCGATGAAGACTGGCCCTTGCTGCGCTTTGACATCGTGCTGCCCGCAAGCTGGCCACAGGCAGCCCGCGACCGCGCGCGTGCGCAAGTGCTGGCGGC containing:
- a CDS encoding type VI secretion system Vgr family protein, with the protein product MAVNPSNGSASAESRLYRLDGEGALASLQVEGWVAREGLSDLGETRVVALSQDAGLDLNDMVSRPATLWATRADGSEAGRSGIVRAAEMLGGNAGKARYRVTLAPWLWLATQRRDSRIYENQPVLDIVRHVLDSYEGYTYKVADDVERHLADLPARPYTTQYRETDYAFLSRLLAESGLGWTTVEDSGAPARHAVLIFADSRGLPEDTESAGAGVRFQRAHATETRDGVQALVRRQRRAAERVTVLAWHDSGKHAVTGQALAGPANGSDEDSAGLEWFEPLGHGGLLNQAHAQFQASLLMQAAQASAETFIGRGNVRTFRSGTRFTLQDMSPLGPAGEAGFEPAFALDRLEHVGINNLPGQADASLADKLGALDDFLCFEDDEASEAEHGADSGHVIHYAIDGTIDDAIDDAIGPDLHQDDARIGAGRPDAAVLARAHEVGYANRFRAVRCDRPWRALPAAARGARLAGAPSAVGVHTAIVTNAEGATEASGEDEIHRNARGDVRVRFHWQADGDGLAKSRWARVAQRQAGAGMGMSFVPRIGQEVLVRFLDEDIDQPLVVGALYNGRGEGGIPSTPGGKSGEPMNTEVYAAATDGKSSAQANLASGNAPAWHGAAAGDEQHRNAAALSGFKSKEFGGDGYNQIVFDDTDGQLRMQIKSTQSASELNLGHLIHQAGNYRGNVRGVGAELRTDAFGALRGGAGVLLTTYTAGGSEPAGDAAAPLALAGQADIMAQSFDGVIGAHQGVRLASARGTTSAGASRLDGERAPLAAMTHAVSGTVDGQAVGGAAGDASAKHTEVVDGKVPHLTDPLVLMAGRAGLTQAAGRNVQVAAGELVHWSAGQDHNLAVVGSLRVHTGQALGIVAGVQKGGAESGLDLIAGTGEVDVISQHDVLTVQAQQDLRMISANAGIEYASPKRIRIANAAGASIVIEGGNITVTAPGRIDVKTGNKQFSGPTQMPYPFPQFTVCKSCVLDAQESVQSITDKA
- a CDS encoding M15 family metallopeptidase, which gives rise to MLLLLPLYFLLAVGVSALLFFPALRQGAVRSLRACAQGVARGATRGASHAGGAVGGTAGAVQGGLKVSAGWVARHRWQVAIGLTVVLLPSLFAFLMRHNHTFVYSPQMTGPDRRIQALLEGERLATPAPLPPEAFTTREVELVRPKLGGASRNWDLLDADFRQRLLLAYRIMREQHGYEMALIEGYRSPERQEELAGMGSHVTNAGAFQSYHQYGLAADSAFYRDGKIVISEKDPWAMRGYELFGQTAELVGLTWGGRWKMMDFGHVELRRPGVMQRSGG